In one window of Streptomyces sp. NBC_01224 DNA:
- the hutU gene encoding urocanate hydratase — translation MSGPRPVRAPRGTELSALGWQQEAALRMLQNNLDPEVAEHPDKLVVYGGTGKAARDWRSFDAMVRTLRTLKQDETMLVQSGRPVGVMQTHEWAPRVLIANSNLVGDWANWEEFRRLEALGLTMYGQMTAGSWIYIGTQGILQGTYETFAAVAAKKFNGTLAGTITLTAGLGGMGGAQPLAVTMNDGVAICIDCDPRAIERRIEHRYLDVRADSLEHALQLATEARDARKPLSIGLLGNAAELLPRMLAEGAPIDIVTDQTSAHDPLSYLPLGVDFDDMASYAAEKPADFTQRARESMAKHVEAMVGFMDAGAEVFDYGNSIRGEAQLAGYARAFDFPGFVPAYIRPLFCEGKGPFRWAALSGEASDIHKTDKAMLELFPENESLHRWIKMAGERVHFQGLPARICWLGYGERDRAGERFNDMVASGELAAPLAIGRDHLDCGSVASPYRETEAMLDGSDAIADWPLLNAMVNVASGASWVSIHHGGGVGMGRSIHAGQVTVADGTKLAGEKIRRVLTNDPGMGVIRHVDAGYDIAESVAADKGVRVPMTEGQ, via the coding sequence ATGTCAGGACCCCGCCCCGTACGGGCACCGCGCGGTACGGAACTGAGCGCCCTGGGATGGCAGCAGGAGGCCGCCCTGCGCATGCTGCAGAACAACCTCGACCCCGAGGTCGCCGAGCACCCCGACAAGCTCGTCGTCTACGGCGGCACCGGCAAGGCGGCCCGCGACTGGCGCTCGTTCGACGCGATGGTGCGCACACTGCGGACGCTCAAGCAGGACGAGACCATGCTCGTCCAGTCCGGGCGTCCGGTCGGCGTCATGCAGACGCACGAGTGGGCGCCGCGCGTCCTGATCGCCAACTCCAATCTGGTGGGCGACTGGGCGAACTGGGAGGAGTTCCGTCGCCTGGAGGCGCTCGGGCTCACCATGTACGGCCAGATGACCGCCGGATCGTGGATCTACATCGGTACGCAGGGCATCCTGCAGGGCACGTACGAGACGTTCGCCGCCGTCGCGGCGAAGAAGTTCAACGGGACACTGGCCGGCACGATCACCCTGACCGCCGGACTCGGCGGCATGGGCGGCGCCCAGCCGCTCGCCGTGACCATGAACGACGGTGTCGCGATCTGTATCGACTGCGACCCGCGCGCCATCGAGCGCCGGATCGAGCACCGCTACCTGGACGTGCGCGCCGACTCCCTGGAGCACGCGCTTCAGCTGGCCACCGAGGCCCGGGACGCCCGCAAGCCGCTCTCCATCGGTCTGCTGGGCAACGCGGCGGAGCTGCTGCCGCGGATGCTCGCCGAGGGCGCACCGATCGACATCGTCACCGACCAGACCAGCGCGCACGACCCGCTCTCGTACCTCCCGCTCGGTGTCGACTTCGATGACATGGCCTCGTACGCCGCCGAGAAGCCCGCCGACTTCACGCAGCGCGCGCGGGAGTCGATGGCCAAGCACGTCGAGGCGATGGTCGGCTTCATGGACGCCGGGGCCGAGGTCTTCGACTACGGCAACTCGATCCGTGGCGAGGCCCAACTCGCCGGGTACGCACGGGCCTTCGACTTCCCGGGCTTCGTTCCCGCCTACATCCGGCCGCTCTTCTGCGAAGGCAAGGGCCCGTTCCGCTGGGCGGCGCTGTCCGGCGAGGCGTCCGACATCCACAAGACCGACAAGGCGATGCTCGAACTCTTCCCGGAGAACGAGTCCCTGCACCGCTGGATCAAGATGGCCGGCGAACGCGTCCACTTCCAGGGGCTGCCCGCCCGGATCTGCTGGCTCGGTTACGGCGAGCGCGACCGGGCCGGCGAGCGGTTCAACGACATGGTGGCCTCCGGCGAGCTGGCCGCTCCGCTGGCCATCGGGCGCGACCACCTGGACTGCGGCTCCGTGGCCTCCCCGTACCGGGAGACCGAGGCCATGCTCGACGGGTCGGACGCGATCGCCGACTGGCCGCTGCTGAACGCCATGGTCAATGTGGCGTCGGGGGCCTCCTGGGTCTCCATCCACCACGGCGGCGGCGTCGGGATGGGACGTTCCATCCACGCCGGGCAGGTGACCGTCGCCGACGGTACGAAGCTGGCAGGCGAGAAGATCCGCCGGGTGCTCACCAACGACCCGGGCATGGGCGTCATCCGGCACGTCGACGCCGGGTACGACATCGCGGAGTCCGTCGCCGCGGACAAGGGCGTGCGCGTACCGATGACGGAGGGGCAGTGA
- a CDS encoding formimidoylglutamate deiminase, with protein sequence MQLTTEPTGRPVTVTYWLSHAWLGTHVEPGVALDVSGGVIAGVRTGVATPPPGATVLRGLTLPGLANTHSHAFHRALRSTVQVGSGTFWTWRETMYQVASRLTPDSYYDLARAVYAEMALAGITAVGEFHYLHHAPGGTPYSNPNAMGEALIAAAGEAGIRITLLDTAYLSAGFGRRPTQYQQPDQHQLRFSDTTADAWAERASLLKGSDHALIGAAIHSVRAVPATQLATVAAWAEERQAPLHVHLSEQTAENDACLAAHGCTPTRLLADHGVLGPRTTGIHNTHLTGEDITLLGSSATGTCMCPTTERDLADGIGPAVALQRAGSPLSLGSDSHAVIDLFEEARAMELNERLRTRARGHWTAAALLRAATVDGHAALGRPEAGILEPGAPADLATVALDSVRTAGPVPRLAAETAVFAASAADVRHTVVAGRHIVRDGQHTLVGDVPAALASAIAALHH encoded by the coding sequence GTGCAGCTGACAACGGAACCGACGGGCCGGCCCGTCACCGTGACGTACTGGTTGTCCCACGCCTGGCTCGGCACCCATGTCGAGCCGGGCGTCGCCCTGGACGTGTCCGGCGGGGTCATCGCGGGCGTCCGCACCGGCGTGGCCACCCCGCCGCCGGGCGCCACCGTGCTGCGCGGGCTCACCCTTCCCGGGCTCGCCAACACCCACTCGCACGCCTTCCACCGCGCCCTGCGCTCCACCGTCCAGGTCGGCTCCGGCACCTTCTGGACCTGGCGCGAGACCATGTACCAGGTCGCCTCCCGGCTCACCCCCGATTCGTACTACGACCTCGCCCGTGCCGTATATGCCGAGATGGCCCTGGCCGGGATCACCGCGGTCGGCGAATTCCACTATCTGCACCACGCGCCGGGCGGCACCCCGTACAGCAACCCCAACGCGATGGGCGAGGCGCTGATCGCGGCCGCGGGTGAGGCCGGCATCCGGATCACGCTGCTGGACACCGCCTACCTCTCCGCCGGATTCGGCCGGCGCCCCACCCAGTACCAGCAGCCCGACCAGCACCAGTTGCGCTTCTCCGACACCACCGCGGACGCCTGGGCCGAACGCGCCTCCCTCCTCAAGGGCAGCGACCACGCACTGATCGGCGCGGCCATCCACTCCGTGCGCGCCGTCCCTGCCACGCAGCTCGCCACCGTGGCCGCGTGGGCCGAGGAGCGGCAGGCACCGCTCCATGTCCACCTCTCCGAACAGACCGCGGAGAACGACGCCTGCCTCGCCGCCCACGGCTGCACCCCCACCCGGCTCCTCGCCGACCACGGGGTCCTCGGCCCGCGCACCACCGGCATCCACAACACCCACCTCACCGGCGAGGACATCACGCTCCTCGGCTCCTCGGCGACCGGCACCTGCATGTGCCCCACCACGGAACGCGACCTCGCCGACGGAATCGGTCCGGCCGTCGCCCTCCAGCGCGCCGGCTCGCCGCTCTCCCTCGGCAGCGACAGCCATGCCGTGATCGACCTCTTCGAAGAGGCCCGGGCGATGGAGCTCAACGAGCGCCTGCGCACCCGGGCACGCGGTCACTGGACAGCGGCCGCCCTGCTGCGCGCCGCGACGGTCGACGGACACGCCGCGCTCGGCCGGCCCGAGGCGGGCATCCTCGAACCCGGCGCGCCCGCCGATCTGGCGACCGTCGCCCTGGACTCCGTCAGGACAGCGGGACCGGTGCCCCGGCTCGCTGCCGAAACAGCCGTATTCGCCGCCTCCGCAGCCGATGTGCGGCACACGGTCGTGGCAGGCCGGCACATCGTCCGCGACGGGCAGCACACCCTCGTCGGGGACGTCCCCGCAGCGCTCGCCTCGGCCATCGCCGCACTCCACCACTGA
- a CDS encoding allantoate amidohydrolase, translating to MWRELLPVGRHQDSGGYRRYAWTGADADCRAWFRAQAEARGLTYELDRNGNQWAWLGDPLAGDAVVTGSHLDSVPDGGAFDGPLGVVSSFAALDELRRRGVEFTRPLAISNFGDEEGARFGLACVGSRLAAGQLTVEAAHRLRDGDGITLPQAMEAAGYDPDAIGPDPERLARIGAFVELHVEQGRALDLTGDPVGIASAIWPHGRWRFDFRGEANHAGTTRLVDRRDPMLTYAETVLAARREAELAGAVATFGKISVEPNGVNAIPSLVRGWLDSRAADQDRLDAVVGGIERAAREHAERAGIDLDVVRESFTPVVEFEHALRDELGKILTGRGDADRAVPVLGTGAGHDAGILSASVPTAMLFVRNPTGISHSPAEYAAEDDCVAGVTALADVLEGLACS from the coding sequence ATGTGGCGCGAACTCCTGCCGGTCGGCCGGCATCAGGACAGCGGGGGCTACCGCCGCTACGCCTGGACGGGGGCCGATGCCGACTGCCGCGCCTGGTTCCGGGCGCAGGCCGAGGCGCGCGGGCTCACCTACGAGCTCGACCGGAACGGCAATCAGTGGGCCTGGCTCGGTGACCCCCTCGCGGGGGACGCCGTAGTCACCGGATCGCATCTCGACTCCGTACCGGACGGCGGTGCCTTCGACGGGCCGCTCGGTGTGGTCTCCTCCTTCGCCGCGCTCGACGAACTTCGCCGCAGGGGAGTGGAGTTCACCCGGCCGCTGGCCATCAGCAACTTCGGTGACGAGGAGGGAGCCCGCTTCGGGCTCGCCTGTGTGGGCTCCCGGCTCGCCGCCGGACAGCTGACCGTCGAGGCGGCACACCGGCTCCGCGACGGTGACGGCATCACCCTGCCGCAGGCCATGGAGGCGGCCGGATACGACCCCGACGCCATCGGCCCCGACCCCGAACGGCTCGCCCGAATCGGTGCGTTCGTCGAGCTCCATGTCGAGCAGGGACGCGCCCTCGACCTCACCGGCGACCCGGTCGGCATCGCTTCCGCGATCTGGCCGCACGGGCGCTGGAGGTTCGACTTCCGGGGCGAGGCCAACCACGCGGGCACCACCCGGCTGGTCGACCGGCGCGACCCGATGCTCACGTACGCCGAGACCGTGCTGGCCGCCCGCCGCGAGGCGGAGCTCGCCGGAGCCGTCGCCACTTTCGGCAAGATCAGCGTCGAGCCCAACGGTGTCAACGCCATCCCCTCCCTCGTCCGCGGCTGGCTCGACTCCCGCGCCGCCGACCAGGACCGCCTCGACGCCGTGGTCGGCGGCATCGAGCGGGCCGCCCGGGAACACGCCGAGCGGGCCGGGATCGACCTCGATGTCGTACGGGAGTCCTTCACGCCCGTAGTGGAGTTCGAGCACGCCCTGCGTGACGAGCTCGGCAAGATCCTGACGGGCCGGGGCGACGCCGATCGCGCCGTACCGGTCCTCGGTACCGGCGCCGGGCACGACGCGGGTATTTTGTCCGCTTCGGTCCCGACCGCCATGCTGTTCGTACGGAACCCCACCGGGATCTCGCACTCGCCGGCCGAGTACGCCGCCGAGGACGACTGCGTGGCCGGGGTGACCGCACTCGCCGACGTACTGGAAGGTCTCGCGTGCAGCTGA